The sequence CGTCCAAGACGACCTCCTCGCTCGCCGTCGCGGCCGAACTGGCTCGTCGTGGCCGTCGCGTCTTGCTAGTCGATCTCGACCCGCAGGCGACGCTGACCAAGTCGGCCGGGCTCGACCCGTCCCACGCCGCGGCGCAGTACCTCAAGGGCGAGATCGAAGCCGAGGCTGCCGTGCTCCGCCCCGCGGGGCTCTGGGACAAGCCGCTCGCCGAGAACGGCGGCGCGCTCCACCTCGTCCCGGCCAGCCGCCAGCTCGTCCAGTTCGAGGGCCAGGCCGTCGCCCGGCTCGCCAACCGGCTCGTCGCGCTGCTCGACGCCGTCGAGGCGGACAACGACTTCGTCGTCATCGACTCGCCGCCCCAGGCGTCGGCGCTCGTCACGGCCACGCTCGCGTCCGCCGACGAGGTCTACGTGCCCGTCGCGTCGGGGCGCGGCGCGCTCGACGGGCTCGTCGACGTCGTCGAGCTCTCCAAGCGGTTCGGGA comes from Bacteroidota bacterium and encodes:
- a CDS encoding ParA family protein; the encoded protein is MRVIAFSNLKGGSSKTTSSLAVAAELARRGRRVLLVDLDPQATLTKSAGLDPSHAAAQYLKGEIEAEAAVLRPAGLWDKPLAENGGALHLVPASRQLVQFEGQAVARLANRLVALLDAVEADNDFVVIDSPPQASALVTATLASADEVYVPVASGRGALDGLVDVVELSKRFGTTPVSGAFATRVNVSSHHDLDLAEYVAQQITGPDGEGGLKTYIRETVRVREAEMARVPLPFYDPSSTAAQDYAALADEIEARPSPRIV